The Chitinophaga sp. H8 region TACATGATCCTTGCTTTCTGGGTAAATATGAAAAACTATATTCTGAACGCCAGAAGAAACCCGTTACGCTATCTGTAAGTACCCGCTCAATAATTTAACGTTATAGTCGCCTGATTAATAACTGATTGAACGCCAGTTTACAAGTTTGTATACTGCATACTTAAACTTTTCCTGTTTTAAATAGTCTAACAGCTGCCCATTGTCATGTGGGAGAATGCCATATTTTATCAGGGAGTACCATTTTTTTATTGAAAATCTAAAACGAGTTTATGAAACCTACAATGAAACATGTTTTGCCAGGCCTATTCGTGCTTGCAGGCGCCTTGTTTTTTTCATCCTGCACAAATGATGATACCAATAGCATGATCGGGAAATCCCGCTTACAGGTAGCCCTTACAGATGATCCTGGCGATTTCAGGGCTGTTTATATCGACGTTCAGGATGTGAACATCAGCTACACCGAAGATGATGATAACGGCTGGCTGCCTTTACCCGGCATCAAAAAGGGCATGTACAATTTATTGACATTGGTAAATGATAAAGATACCGTGCTGGCTGATGCCACTATCAATAGCGGTACTATTAAAGAGATCCGCCTGGTATTGGGAGATAATAACTGGGTAGTAACCAACCGGGGCGACTCTGTTAAGTTACAAACGCCCAGTGGCCAATCCTCCGGGGTGAAACTGAAAATAAACATGCCGGTTACAGATGGTATCCTGTATAAATTATTATTGGATTTTGATGTAGCAAAGTCCATTCATGAAGCCGGTAATAGCGGTAAATACATGTTGCACCCTGTAATCCGTACTATTCTGGCGGCTCAGGGAGGTACAATCCAGGGAGCTGTATGGCCCGATAGTGTGAAAACTGCTATTATTGTCCTGAATGGGGCTGATACGGTAGCCAGTACCTACACCGGCGCGGGTGGGGCGTATACTATAAAAGGCGTAAATGCCGCCACTTACGCGTTGCATTACCTGCCTACAGATACCACATACAATGCCGCCATTAAAGATGGTATTACCGTAAATGTAGGCAGTGTGACTACAGTAGACACCTTACGGTTACAAAAGAAATAATCCTGTTTCATATAAAAGCAAAACCATGCGTCCGGAGCTAGTGGGCGCATGGTTTTGCTTTTATATGCTGTTTAATATGCTATTCCAGGTGGAAATTGGTCATTCCGATATAATGGTTTTGCAGCTCATTCACCGTTAAATCACCTTTAAGCGCACGGGTTTCATCCCGGTAATGCAGGTCAATCAGCTTTTGGCCATTTTCATTGCGGATCCTTACTGAAAAGGGGCCTCTTACAAATACCTGCCCCCCACCGTTACCGGAAAGCGCTTCGTCTTTTTTGAACTTAAGTTTTAATAGCTGGGTTTCATCCAGCGGGATGGGGAAGAGGCTTTCGAGGTCATACCAGAACTCATTTTCTTCACCCGTAAGCACACATACCTGTTTGTCTTCCGGATTCAGTTCCATCACTTTGCCTTCCTGGAGTTGTCCTTCATAAGAAACGAGCACAGTGTCGCCTGCCTTTAATTCGTGTAAACTAATCATAGCGGGAATGAATTTAAGTGTACTATGAATTTACGGAAAAATTTTAAAGACACCATTTCAATTACCAGGGAAGTTGTATGGAGCAGGATAGCTATATCCGGCATAAAAAAGAGCTGGCTAAATAAATAGCCAGCTCCGGGAGTATCGTTGCAAAACTTATTTAAGCCTTAATCACCTGCCTGATTTTTACCAGCTGTTCCAACAGCGCTTCCAGGTGATCCAGGTGGAGCATATTGGCACCATCAGATTTGGCATTGGCAGGGTCAGGGTGTGTTTCGATAAATAAACCATCAGCGCCAGTTGCAATAGCTGCTTTAGCAATGGTACTGATCATCTGCGGATTGCCGCCGGTAACACCACTGCTTTGGTTAGGCTGTTGCAGGGAATGGGTACAATCCATGATCACAGGTACCCCGTGGTGCCGCATGATAGGAATATTACGGTAATCCACTACCAGATCCTGATAGCCAAAAGTAGTTCCACGTTCTGTCAGCATCACTTTATCATTGCCTGCACCCTTTACTTTTTCTACCGCAAATTTCATGGCTTCCCCACTTACAAACTGGCCCTTTTTTACATTCACTACTTTACCGGTTTCTGCGGCAGCCAGCAGGATATCCGTTTGCCTGCATAAAAAGGCAGGAATCTGTAATACATCCACATAAGCAGCAGCCATCGCGGCCTCGGCAGCAGAATGTATATCTGTGGTGACCGGCAGGTTAAACTGCTGGCCCATTTTCTGTAACAGGTCCAGTCCTTCTACATCTCCCACCCCTGTAAACGAGTGGATGCTGGTACGGTTAGCTTTGCGGTAAGACGCTTTAAAAATATATGGGATGGCCAGTCTCTTGCAGATAGCAGATACTTTCTCTGCTACTTTTACCAGTAAGGCTTCATCTTCTACTACACACGGACCTGCAATCAGAAAAAAGTTATCGGGATTATATTGGTCCTTGAACAATGACTTTAAATGTTTCATAATATTTCGCTATTGGACTTTACTTGAAGTGCACAAAGGTACGAAAGTTAATAGAGTGGAGGTGCATATCTGTCATTTGTACGCGCTGGTACTTCATTTTAGGGATCTGGTAATTTGTCATAATATTGTAAACAAAGAGGAGCTAAACTTGTTATTTTAAAGTAGGGGATTTAAAAATTGTTACCGCATTGTCATGCGTATCTGGCTTTGTTTATAATTATCCGGGAAGCCAGTAATATTACGCAACGAATTAAACAGAAGGCTTCAATTAATAAAGCATGAAGAAAGATAAGATATTGGTCATAGGTGCCTGTGGACAAATAGGAGTGGAGTTGACGCTGGCGTTAAGGAAAATGTATGGAGATGCCAACGTACTGGCGTCTGATTTGCGGGAAGAACATGAACTGCTGAAAGGTACCGGACCTTATGTATCGCTGGATGTGATGAATAAGGAGATGTTGCACGTGCTGGTGATCCGGCACAATATTACCCAGATTTATTTATTGGCAGCGATCTTATCTGCTACCGGTGAAAAGAACCCATTACTGGCCTGGCACATCAATATGCAGAGCTTGTTGAATGTGCTGGATATTGCGAAGGAAGAAAGCCTTGACAGAGTATACTGGCCCAGCTCCATCGCTGTATTTGGTGCTACCTCCCCCAAAGAAAATACACCACAGCATACCGTGATCGAGCCTACCACCATTTATGGTATCAGCAAATTTGCAGGAGAGCGCTGGTGCGAATATTATCATCACCGCTATGGAGTAGATGTAAGGAGTTTACGTTATCCTGGTCTGATCAGCTATAAATCAGCTCCTGGTGGTGGTACTACGGATTATGCAATTGAAATATTTCATGAAGCGCTGGAAGAAAAGAAATACAAATGCTTTTTGAAAGAAGATACCTACCTGCCTATGATGTATATGCCGGATGCTATCCGGGCTACTATAGAATTAATGGAATCTGATGCCTCAAAAATAACGGTACGTTCCAGTTATAACCTTGCTGCCATGAGCTTTTCCCCCAAAGAAATAGCAGCAGAAATCAGGCAGCATATCCCCGCGTTTGAGATCAGCTATGAACCGGATTACCGGCAGGAGATTGCAGATGGCTGGCCTGAAAGTATTAATGATGAACTAGCGCGTAATGACTGGCACTGGAAGCCGGAATATGATCTGACTAAAATGACTACAGATATGTTAAACAATCTGAAAAAATAAAATATTCCGCATACACCAATTCTTTCTAAAAGAAAAAGCATTCAGGATTATCTGAATGCTTTTTCTTTTTAAAGCTGGCTTAAGATGTATGTTACAAAGCGGTATGTTGTACAGTGCCTGCTATTCTACAAACCCTACAGCAACGGTAGCATTACTGGATTCGTCCACCAGTATGAATGCGCCATTGGCGGGGTTAATATGATAAGGGTCTGCAAAGATCGGCTGCGCTGTTTTCAGCGTAATTTTGCCTATATCATTGAGTCCAAGTTCTTTTTTATCTTCTAACGTACGATTGGAGGTTACGTCTATCACATGATGGATACTTTGCACCTTGG contains the following coding sequences:
- a CDS encoding DUF4382 domain-containing protein, which gives rise to MKPTMKHVLPGLFVLAGALFFSSCTNDDTNSMIGKSRLQVALTDDPGDFRAVYIDVQDVNISYTEDDDNGWLPLPGIKKGMYNLLTLVNDKDTVLADATINSGTIKEIRLVLGDNNWVVTNRGDSVKLQTPSGQSSGVKLKINMPVTDGILYKLLLDFDVAKSIHEAGNSGKYMLHPVIRTILAAQGGTIQGAVWPDSVKTAIIVLNGADTVASTYTGAGGAYTIKGVNAATYALHYLPTDTTYNAAIKDGITVNVGSVTTVDTLRLQKK
- the kdsA gene encoding 3-deoxy-8-phosphooctulonate synthase, with translation MKHLKSLFKDQYNPDNFFLIAGPCVVEDEALLVKVAEKVSAICKRLAIPYIFKASYRKANRTSIHSFTGVGDVEGLDLLQKMGQQFNLPVTTDIHSAAEAAMAAAYVDVLQIPAFLCRQTDILLAAAETGKVVNVKKGQFVSGEAMKFAVEKVKGAGNDKVMLTERGTTFGYQDLVVDYRNIPIMRHHGVPVIMDCTHSLQQPNQSSGVTGGNPQMISTIAKAAIATGADGLFIETHPDPANAKSDGANMLHLDHLEALLEQLVKIRQVIKA
- a CDS encoding NAD-dependent epimerase/dehydratase family protein yields the protein MKKDKILVIGACGQIGVELTLALRKMYGDANVLASDLREEHELLKGTGPYVSLDVMNKEMLHVLVIRHNITQIYLLAAILSATGEKNPLLAWHINMQSLLNVLDIAKEESLDRVYWPSSIAVFGATSPKENTPQHTVIEPTTIYGISKFAGERWCEYYHHRYGVDVRSLRYPGLISYKSAPGGGTTDYAIEIFHEALEEKKYKCFLKEDTYLPMMYMPDAIRATIELMESDASKITVRSSYNLAAMSFSPKEIAAEIRQHIPAFEISYEPDYRQEIADGWPESINDELARNDWHWKPEYDLTKMTTDMLNNLKK